A stretch of the Streptomyces venezuelae genome encodes the following:
- a CDS encoding MFS transporter — MTSTAPGDAVAEQKPALLRHNRDFRLWWGGTMLSAIGDEITAVALPLLVLMLTSSPLHAGLVGSVEAIPPLLLSLPIGMLVDRVSRRAVMVGASLLSMASIVTVPVAYLMDGLTLPQLYAVAFVNSLAATAYRIANTAALPGITGPDKLGEAASQSETIWGTTALVAPPLAGLMFETMSPAAPFFLDALSFVAIAAAILAIRSRLGPEGTPPPLHWRRELTAGMRITARLPLVRTLTVLTIAGDFLFSGIGLLLIVLAKESGASGFEVGTVFTAAGVGSLLGAALAPRIERGLGLRTAVAGKHWLTVLLFPLLLADLPSWGIGLVWGLVAFQVAVLNVIQMKYLMSQVHPDQLGRVQGFMTFLSKSSLPLGYAFTGLLLDRVGSGSTLVVFEAVLLCLAGYALVGRGLRSGTELSRTEPDGTSGSEASGTADRGASADQPLPSRPGSEQ; from the coding sequence GTGACCTCGACGGCTCCCGGCGACGCGGTGGCGGAGCAGAAGCCGGCGCTGCTGCGGCACAACCGGGACTTCCGGCTCTGGTGGGGCGGCACCATGCTCAGCGCCATCGGCGACGAGATCACCGCGGTGGCGCTGCCGCTGCTGGTGCTGATGCTCACCTCCTCCCCGCTGCACGCCGGGCTGGTCGGCAGTGTGGAGGCGATCCCCCCGCTGCTGCTGAGCCTGCCGATCGGCATGCTGGTGGACCGGGTCTCCCGGCGGGCCGTGATGGTCGGCGCCTCGCTGCTCAGCATGGCCTCGATCGTCACCGTCCCCGTCGCGTACCTGATGGACGGGCTGACCCTGCCCCAGCTGTATGCGGTCGCGTTCGTCAACAGCCTGGCCGCGACGGCGTACCGGATCGCGAACACGGCGGCGCTGCCCGGGATCACCGGGCCGGACAAGCTCGGCGAGGCGGCGAGCCAGAGCGAGACGATCTGGGGGACCACCGCGCTCGTCGCACCGCCGCTGGCGGGGCTGATGTTCGAAACCATGAGCCCCGCCGCGCCGTTCTTCCTCGACGCGCTGTCCTTCGTGGCCATCGCCGCGGCCATCCTGGCGATCCGGTCGCGGCTGGGCCCCGAGGGTACCCCGCCGCCCCTGCACTGGCGGCGCGAGCTGACCGCCGGGATGCGGATCACCGCGCGGCTGCCCCTGGTGCGCACCCTGACCGTGCTGACCATCGCGGGCGATTTCCTCTTCTCGGGGATCGGGCTGCTGCTGATCGTGCTGGCCAAGGAGAGCGGCGCCTCCGGCTTCGAGGTGGGCACCGTCTTCACCGCCGCCGGCGTGGGAAGCCTGCTCGGTGCGGCGCTCGCCCCGCGGATCGAGCGGGGGCTGGGCCTGCGGACCGCGGTGGCCGGCAAGCACTGGCTGACCGTGCTGCTGTTCCCGCTGCTGCTGGCCGACCTGCCCAGCTGGGGGATCGGGCTGGTCTGGGGCCTGGTGGCGTTCCAGGTCGCCGTACTGAACGTGATCCAGATGAAGTACCTGATGAGCCAGGTCCACCCCGACCAGCTCGGCCGGGTCCAGGGCTTCATGACCTTCCTGTCGAAGAGCAGCCTGCCGCTGGGCTACGCCTTCACCGGCCTGCTCCTCGACCGGGTGGGCTCCGGGAGCACCCTCGTGGTCTTCGAGGCCGTGCTGCTGTGCCTGGCCGGCTACGCCCTGGTCGGGCGCGGCCTGCGCAGCGGAACCGAGCTCTCCAGGACCGAGCCCGACGGGACCTCCGGGTCCGAAGCATCCGGGACCGCCGACCGCGGCGCGTCCGCCGACCAACCGCTGCCGAGCCGGCCGGGGAGTGAGCAATGA
- the vioD gene encoding capreomycidine synthase has translation MTGTTRSGGPLTLPAAPLEDWLRERYFQAETDISSSGVHNYRLGDLRALDPDLLDPAELDRLMFRDGPSLGDERLRTAVAARVRPGPGHVVMTTHGSSEALFLAFTALVSPGDEVVVPGPAYHSLSALAAAAGAVLRTWPLRPENGFVPDPADLRAVLSERTRLVVVNFPHNPTGACVDPRGRAELLDLVAGSRATLLWDGAFTDLVYDHPPLADPTRDLDRSLSFGTLSKAYGLPGLRVGWCVVPRELVPALVRTRDYLTLSLSPLAERLATVAVEHADTLIAPRLAEARRNRELLLAWAAASGGAVECPAPRGGVTAFPRFTGHEDTTGLCERLLSRHGVLAVPGRVFGHPDRMRIGFSCPPEELERGLAAISTELGTEPGAGAGVHTQARGRREGSG, from the coding sequence ATGACGGGGACGACCCGGAGCGGGGGGCCGCTCACCCTGCCCGCGGCCCCGCTGGAGGACTGGCTGCGCGAGCGCTACTTCCAGGCCGAGACCGACATCAGCAGCAGCGGGGTGCACAACTACCGCCTGGGGGACCTGCGCGCCCTCGACCCGGACCTGCTCGACCCGGCCGAACTGGACCGGCTGATGTTCCGGGACGGGCCCTCGCTGGGCGACGAGCGGCTGCGCACCGCCGTGGCGGCCCGGGTACGCCCCGGCCCCGGCCATGTGGTGATGACCACCCACGGTTCCAGCGAGGCCCTGTTCCTCGCCTTCACCGCACTGGTGAGCCCCGGTGACGAGGTCGTCGTCCCCGGGCCCGCCTACCACTCGCTGTCGGCGCTCGCCGCAGCGGCGGGCGCGGTGCTGCGGACCTGGCCGCTGCGGCCGGAGAACGGCTTCGTACCGGACCCGGCCGATCTGCGGGCGGTGCTCAGCGAGCGCACCCGCCTGGTGGTGGTCAACTTCCCGCACAATCCCACCGGGGCCTGCGTGGACCCCCGGGGCCGTGCCGAGCTCCTCGACCTGGTGGCCGGCAGCCGGGCGACCCTGCTCTGGGACGGCGCGTTCACCGACCTCGTCTACGACCACCCGCCGCTCGCCGACCCCACCCGGGACCTGGACCGCTCGCTGTCCTTCGGCACCCTGTCCAAGGCGTACGGACTGCCCGGGCTGCGCGTCGGCTGGTGCGTGGTGCCCCGGGAGCTGGTCCCCGCACTCGTACGGACCCGGGACTACCTCACCCTCAGCCTCTCCCCGCTGGCCGAGCGGCTCGCGACCGTCGCCGTGGAGCACGCGGACACCCTGATCGCCCCCCGGCTGGCCGAGGCACGCCGCAACCGGGAGCTGCTCCTCGCGTGGGCGGCGGCGAGCGGGGGAGCGGTGGAGTGCCCGGCGCCGCGCGGCGGGGTCACGGCCTTCCCCCGGTTCACCGGCCACGAGGACACCACCGGCCTGTGCGAGCGGCTGCTGTCCCGGCACGGGGTACTGGCGGTCCCCGGCCGGGTCTTCGGACACCCCGACCGGATGCGCATCGGGTTCTCCTGCCCCCCGGAGGAACTGGAGCGCGGCCTGGCCGCGATCAGCACGGAGCTCGGCACGGAACCCGGCGCGGGCGCGGGTGTGCACACCCAGGCCCGCGGCCGGCGCGAGGGGTCCGGGTGA
- the vioC gene encoding arginine beta-hydroxylase, Fe(II)/alpha-ketoglutarate-dependent yields the protein MTAFPTTDDDVAPAHTPTPPTSPWSELRLTPREAAEAAALAARCVREYEDPEAPAFLLDAAVIAHELPKRIRTFMARARLDERPHALVLRGNAVDDAQLGPTPAHWRDALTPGSRPAAFLLALYAGLLGDVFGWATQQDGRVVTDVLPIQGVEHSLVSSSSRQELGWHTEDAFSPHRADYVGLFSLRNPDRVATTLAGAPLDELDEPTVDLLFQNRFLIRPDDSHLPANNSAAQQQNPEFQEIAKALDHPEAVPILTGHRAAPRLRIDGDFSAPVDGDEEARAALEALRERIDAALYEVVLDAGDVAFIDNSRAVHGRRAFQPRYDGRDRWLKRINVTRDLHRSREVRADAGSRVLGRR from the coding sequence ATGACCGCCTTCCCCACGACCGACGACGACGTGGCACCGGCACACACCCCGACTCCGCCCACCAGTCCCTGGAGCGAGCTGCGGCTGACTCCCCGGGAAGCCGCCGAGGCCGCTGCACTGGCCGCCCGGTGCGTCCGGGAGTACGAGGACCCCGAGGCCCCCGCGTTCCTCCTCGACGCCGCCGTCATCGCCCATGAACTGCCCAAGCGGATCCGTACGTTCATGGCCCGGGCCCGTCTCGACGAGCGCCCGCACGCCCTGGTCCTCCGCGGCAACGCGGTCGACGACGCGCAGCTCGGCCCCACCCCCGCGCACTGGCGGGACGCCCTCACCCCCGGCTCCCGCCCGGCCGCCTTCCTCCTCGCCCTCTACGCCGGCCTGCTCGGTGACGTCTTCGGCTGGGCCACCCAGCAGGACGGCCGGGTGGTCACCGACGTGCTGCCGATCCAGGGCGTGGAGCACAGCCTGGTCAGCTCCAGCAGCCGGCAGGAGCTCGGCTGGCACACCGAGGACGCCTTCTCGCCGCACCGCGCCGACTACGTGGGCCTGTTCTCGCTGCGCAACCCCGACCGGGTGGCCACCACCCTGGCCGGTGCCCCGCTGGACGAGCTGGACGAGCCGACCGTCGACCTGCTCTTCCAGAACCGCTTCCTGATCCGTCCCGACGACTCCCACCTGCCGGCCAACAACTCCGCCGCACAGCAGCAGAATCCGGAGTTCCAGGAGATCGCGAAGGCCCTCGACCACCCCGAGGCGGTGCCGATCCTCACCGGCCACCGCGCCGCCCCCCGGCTCCGGATCGACGGGGACTTCAGCGCCCCGGTCGACGGCGACGAAGAGGCCCGGGCGGCGCTGGAGGCCCTGCGCGAGCGGATCGACGCGGCACTGTACGAGGTGGTGCTCGACGCCGGTGATGTCGCGTTCATCGACAACAGCCGGGCCGTGCACGGCCGACGTGCCTTCCAGCCCCGCTACGACGGCAGGGACCGCTGGCTCAAACGCATCAACGTCACCCGTGACCTGCACCGCTCGCGCGAAGTACGCGCCGACGCCGGCTCCCGTGTCCTGGGGCGCCGATGA
- a CDS encoding cysteine synthase family protein, which yields MPPTLPPSAAATPEARPGPTPASANPVLDHVVRAMADYPVTPVRTIRTEIAGIPRTITLKLEGHSPWRSIKGRTALSLIRSVADRLTVPGATVVESTSGNLGLALSAICRELGLRFIAVVDHRQSPIIQQAIEANGGELDWVRTPDTATTHLQDRLARVRELVQELPHAVWPNQYENEANWRIHEAWTAPEFDAQAGETAQALFAGVSTGGTLAGLSRHFRRVRPGVRIVAVDVQGSTVFGGVPRPRVLTGIGAGRRSAFLDAASTDDVLLVDERQAVACCHTLRQDTGIAVGGSSGAVLAGCLEYLYRHPEVRHALCLCPDLGEHYGPTVYHPAWLDRMGLPAEAGRLRHRTGAGCPGFQPADDHPGPGQADSGPGPGQADSAPAPAPAPSAVPSEEDAPR from the coding sequence ATGCCACCCACTCTGCCGCCGTCGGCGGCGGCCACCCCCGAAGCCCGCCCCGGCCCCACCCCCGCATCCGCCAACCCCGTGCTCGACCACGTCGTCCGCGCCATGGCCGACTACCCGGTCACACCGGTCCGCACCATCCGCACCGAGATCGCGGGCATCCCCCGGACCATCACGCTGAAGCTGGAGGGCCACTCGCCGTGGCGGTCCATCAAGGGCCGGACCGCGCTCAGCCTGATCCGGTCGGTGGCCGACCGGCTCACCGTGCCGGGCGCCACCGTGGTCGAGTCCACCTCGGGCAATCTCGGGCTCGCCCTCTCCGCGATCTGCCGGGAGCTCGGACTGCGCTTCATCGCCGTCGTCGACCACCGGCAGTCGCCCATCATCCAGCAGGCCATCGAGGCGAACGGCGGCGAGCTGGACTGGGTCCGGACCCCGGACACCGCCACCACCCACCTCCAGGACCGGCTGGCCCGGGTGCGCGAGCTGGTGCAGGAACTGCCGCACGCCGTCTGGCCCAACCAGTACGAGAACGAGGCAAACTGGCGCATCCACGAGGCCTGGACCGCCCCGGAGTTCGACGCCCAGGCGGGGGAGACCGCGCAGGCGCTCTTCGCCGGCGTCTCCACCGGCGGAACCCTCGCCGGCCTCTCCCGTCACTTCCGGCGGGTCCGCCCCGGCGTCCGGATCGTCGCGGTGGACGTGCAGGGCTCGACCGTCTTCGGCGGGGTGCCGCGCCCACGGGTGCTCACCGGGATCGGCGCCGGCCGGCGGTCCGCCTTCCTCGACGCCGCCAGTACCGACGACGTGCTGCTGGTCGACGAACGGCAGGCCGTGGCGTGCTGCCACACCCTGCGCCAGGACACCGGGATCGCGGTCGGCGGCTCCAGCGGGGCGGTCCTGGCCGGCTGCCTGGAGTACCTCTACCGGCACCCGGAGGTGCGCCACGCGCTGTGCCTCTGCCCCGACCTGGGCGAGCACTACGGTCCGACCGTCTACCACCCGGCCTGGCTGGACCGGATGGGGCTGCCCGCCGAAGCCGGCCGGCTGCGGCACCGCACGGGCGCCGGCTGCCCCGGCTTCCAGCCGGCCGACGACCACCCCGGCCCCGGCCAAGCCGACTCCGGCCCCGGCCCCGGCCAAGCCGACTCCGCACCCGCACCCGCACCCGCACCCAGCGCCGTACCGTCCGAGGAGGACGCACCGCGATGA